GACGGCAGATGCGTTAACGGGGGGCTGGGAGGCCGTGTTTTCTCAGGGCGATGACTTCCTTCCATCGACGGTTCCTGGGCCCCTGAGCCAGGCCCGGGGAGGGGGCCTCCCCCCACGGCCGTGTTTTCTCCGTGACCCCCCTTGCCCTTCCCTCCTGCTCAGGGTTGGGGACACGGCCGACTGCGCCCCTCGGTGTTGCTGGGGGACTTTACTCCTCGGGAGTTGGGTCTGGAGGGGGAGCCTGGCCGTGTCCCCACCAGGTGGCCACGccgggagaaggggccagagccaCCCCCAGGCCGCCCCATCCCAGACATGCAGATGAAAGCCCGGTGTGCGTGCGCACAGAAACCAGCGGGGTCTTCTTTTCACCTCGACCAGACTTTGAACCCTGCGGCGGGGGGCTCGCGGGGGTGCTCAGCGCTGTGCCTCGGTCTCCCCGTCAGGCCTGGAGGCCTTGGTTTCCAGGGCGCCGTTCACCAAGCGGTCCACGTTGCCCCTCAGTCACCCCACCCCAGCCAACATGTGGGTCCCGCATTATGCCCCCGTTTCATGGACCCCGATAAGGTGACTCATCCACGGCCATACGGACAGGGGGCCCCATCGGGGCGGCCCCCTTCTCCAGGAGGCAGCGTGTCTGGGGCCGGCCGAGGAGTGTCAGGGACACTGCGAACGTTGTGGGGGCGGGGGAGACAGGCGGCCCTGTGGACTGTGTTCCCGGCTGCGTCTTGCTGGAGACCGAGGCCCCGGAGTGGTGGGGGGCCGACCCTGCGGCCCACCCTCCCTTTTGTGCCCACCCTGTTCATTCTTTCTCTGTTGCTTCAGCGCTGGgccctgcctcagtttatctcCTCCACCCACAAGGCCATACTTGATCTTTCTCGGGTTGACCCTGCACCACCCTGGGGGTCCAGCTTTCCCTGGGGTCCCGCCTGGCCCCCCACAGGAGGATGACGGCTGGGCGTCAGATGGGGAAGTGTCTTCTTGGCCCCTCAGAAAGCTGAGGGTGGGCGCCGAGGCCTGGCGGTCCACTGCCCCCTCGGGGGGCCAGCCTGGGTTCCTGCTCTGCTGGGCTCTTTGCAGGCGTCTCGGGCCCTCGCCTGGGAGCTGTGAAGGGGCTCAGAGCCGGAACACGAGAGGCCCGGACCCCCCTGGGGGCAGGATGGGCGCACAGGGCCcacccgtgcctcagtttccagtcTGGGAAGGCGGCACAGCCCCCTACCCCCGTCCTGGGTGAGACTCCTAATTAGTTGCTTTGCTATTAGCGTCTAATGACTTAACAGTTGCCCAGTTGGAGCTAATTAGCTGCGGGCCGGGGGGTTGCCGGGAGAGGGTGGCTGGGGAGGGCAGGTCGGGGAGCCCTGATGGGCGGGCAAGGGTCCGTCGGGGCTgggagggctgcctggaggagtggaCACTGGCACGAGGCCAGAAGGGCAGGGTGGGGGGGGCGAAGGTGTggccggcgggggcggggagcCCTCTGTCTGGGAACCATCCCGAGTCAGTCATTAACCCCTTAGTGAGAATTTCGATTTCTGTCTGCCGCTCCCGCGGAGCATCTGCATATCGGGCTTCGGCACTGATGGAGGACACGAGGGCTTTGTCTCCTGCCGGGCTCGGTGTTGGGCTGGGACCCCTTCAGCGCACAGGCACCACCCCGAGTGGGGGCGAGGCGCCTGCCCCTGGCTCCCCCGCCAACTTGGAACCGGGAATGCCAACGCAGCAAGGCTGTGGCTATTTTAGAGCCGGGAAGGGAGAGAAATGGCCCACTTAGGCGGCCAGAGCTTGGGTGGCGGGGCTTCTCCTGGGACCTCCCTGCCTGGGGTCCTTGCCCCCCAATGTGGCGGCTGCTCTCTGCTCCCCACAACTCTAGTGCCTCCAAGACCTCAAATCATCGGCTTTTGTTTGAccaacaaacatgtattgagtgcCACTGTGTACGGGGCCTGTGCTGGCATGGGGGCAGGAGTGGAGAAGGAGACCGACTCCCACAGTCCCGGAGGGCAGACAGCGGACTTTGTAAAGGTATAAATGTGATGATGTTGGAAGGAGATATGTGAtgaggtgggggaggcagggaaaAGCATGCCAGGCAGGGAACaatgtgtgcaaaggccctggggtgggaaaaGGAACAACCAGGAGACTGGTGTGGCTGGAAGGGGTgagctggggagacagagagtGATGAGGGTTGGGGCCGCAAGGCCACACTGGGCCTCGTGGGCTGGGGAGGACTGTGAGTTTTATTCTGAGCGATGGGGAGCTAACGGGGAGCTTTGAGCCAGCAGGTGACAGGATCTGACTTATATGCAGAAGAGCGAGCTCTGGATTTTGGGAGGCCAAGAGTATGGCCAGCCTGGTGGGGCCGGACGTCTAGCCTCTGAGCCAGCAGAACAGCCTCGGTCTTTGCTGTTTTTCAGAAGATGAACTGGGACGGGGGATAATGGTGGTGTCGGATGCAGGCGGGGGAAGGCACGGTAACGGGGGAGACACAGGCAGAGGCTGCAGGCCACCCTCCGTCCATTCCCATCTCGAGAAAGGCCTTAGAGAGCCCAGTTCTGCGCTTTCAGGCCGAGTGCGTATCCCCAGGCATCATGCCAGGGAcgagaggggaaactgaggcttggggggGGACCGGGGCTGGGACGGCGGTGCCTCCAgctcagcccctcccccacccgtaGCTCCCCCATTGTGGCCTCCCCCGCAGAGCCCGGCCTGGGTGCGGCGGGTCCCGGGGGCGCTTAGCCGCGCCATCATCGATCGGCTGATCAATGGGGCTTTCAGTGGGGCCGGGAAGGAGCAAAGATGACTTTTCAAAAAGCCTAGAGCGGCTCCTGCATCGATCGCGCCCAGGGGGCCGGAGAACGCAGCTGGTCAATGAGACACCTGTGCCAGCCGGCTGTGGGGCAGCCCGAGGGATGTGCAGGGTCCAAGACTGGTCGGGGTTCCAGCCTGACCCCGGGCCACCCCGCATCTGTGCAGCGCCTGCTGTATGCACGCCCGGAGTTCTCCCGTCAGCCTTGAGGACCGTCCTCACTGCACAGAGTggaaaactgaggctttgagTTTGACTGAACCGAGAGACCCAGCTGGGCTGGAAAGCGCCTCTGAGCCCAGAGCGACGCGGTTCCTCGCCTCCTGTGCCCCCGCTGCCCCCGTCTCACTCTCAGACATGTTTATTCTGCAGACACCTTCCTGCCTCCGTGGGAGCGGGGTGAGCTTCCCATCCTGGGGCGACCCCGACAGAGCCGGGAAAGGGCTGGGGGTGAATCTGCTCCCCCGGCTCCCGGACGAGAAATTCTACCAGCCTCGACCTCAGCCATAGACTCGAAATCATCAGGGGATTTCTGGTGACTAGTGGGGAAACTAAGGCACGAGTGAGCAAGGTGTCCTGTCTGCCTCACTCCCGCCTCTGGGACCCAGGAGCCCttggccgcccccccccccccggcgcGGCATCTCGGGCGGCGGGGGGTCCAGCCGATGGGGTCTGATCATCCAGCCGCCCCCTCAAGTGCTGGCTGTGCCAATTAGTGTGCCCGGCATGGGGGCTGCGCTGCGCTCCCTCCCACGGGCTGGGCGGCTGGCACGGGGGGCGCAGAGGCAGTGGCGGGGCTGAGATCTGAGCAGCCTGCGCCCTCCCTGCTGCCGACCCcggctgggcctcagtttccctgcctgtgcagggagggaggaggcgggGGCATCCTGGGGGAGGCTGCCCCCCAACCCTCCGCTGCTCGGGCCTTTTATGTGCTAATAAACTCCTCTCGGGAGGCCCCCCTTGTCCTCCCTTGGTCCAGGCCGCGTTTACATGACAGCGCCCCGGGGGACCACGTCCGGGAGATCTGAGGGCTCCTGGTGCCGTAGCCCGAGGCAGTGATGGGAGGGGAGCCGCCGGTCCCTTGCTCAGCTGACCTCCATCCTCGCCAGACGAGGCTGGGTCGGGGCGCAGGCTGCGTGAGAGTCGGGGGGACTCCGGGGCCAAggctgggaggcagggctgggggtcGGAGGTGTCAGGGTGGGGGGACCTGGGGGGAAACCAGGAGCACGGGGAGCAGATGTGGGATTCTGGAGGCCCCCCAGGGAGGGCATGGGACTTGCTGGGGTCACACAGAATGGAAGGGTGTGGCTGGGGGTCGAACCCAGGGCACCTCTGAGCtgagctgagggagggagggcctgagGGGGTTTTCATGCCAAGCCCCATCCcgtgtggggaaactgaggctagggGTGGGGGCAGAGCATGCCCCAGAGGGGCCTGGAACCCCGGGCCTGTGTCCCCACACCGCCCTGGGCCTTCTGGGCAGGCAGATCTGCAGAAGGAAAGCTAAGGTGGCTGCATCAGGTGGGCAGCATGgggggctgcctggaggaggggacGTAGAAGTCAAGCAGTAATTTCCCGGGAGATGGACTTCCTGGTGGGGGAACACCTTGTGCAGGGCCTGTTGCCACAGAGGGACCCCGATGTCGGgcctgctggggtgggggggtcaCGAGAGGCCTGTTCCTTTGCATGCGGTTACCCAGCATGCCCGGCAgcggcccctcctcccccagcacccACCACCTTGTGGGCCGGGGGCTCAGGGCTCACCGGAACCCGAGGCATCTGCTGTGGCCTGGGGGGTGTGCCCGGCAGGCGCCGTGGGCTCGAACCCTGGAACCACCCTGTGAGCAGGGTGTCCGCCCAGCGGTCCTGTTCACCtggtcccctccccaccccctcctcgcATCTCCtggcctgcccccttcccctcctgtgctgagcccccccccccccccgctgaccccagccctgccccgccccccccacGCTGaccccatccctgccccccccacGCTGACCCATCCCTGCCCCGGCCCCCCCGCTGACcccggccctgcccccaggttcCGCGCGGGCGCGGCGGACGACGGCGGGGGCTACACGGTGGAGGTGAGCATCAACGACTACCTGGACATCTACTGCCCGCACTACGGGGCGCCGCTGCCGCCGGCCGAGCACATGGAGCACTACGTGCTCTACATGGTGAACGGCGAGGGCCACGCCTCCTGCGACCACCGGCAACGCGGCTTCAAGCGCTGGGAGTGCAACCGGCCCGCGGCGCCCGGGGGGCCCCTCAAGTTCTCCGAGAAGTTCCAGCTCTTCACGCCCTTCTCGCTCGGCTTCGAGTTCCGCCCCGGCCACGAGTATTACTACATCTGTGAGTGGGGCCACGGGGCCACCGCCTCCGTGAGCGGGGGGAGACACGGGGGCCACCGCCTCCGTGAGGGGGCAGCGTGGGGTGGGCCAGACCCAGGAGGGGCGTGGGCCTGGTGCCGGCCTCTCGTCCAGCGCTGGCCTCTATCCCCGGGGGTCAAGCTCTCGGATGGTCTATTTGTCCTCTCAGCGAGCCCCGCGGGCCCCGCTGTCAGAGTCCCCATTTTGccgacggggaaactgaggctcagagccagCTgagacccccacacacacacccagctgCCTGTCTGTGACCTCCGTCCCTGGATCAGGCCACTGGGCCTCTGGGCTGGGGGAGCCGGTGCCCCACTGGTCAGCTTGTCCCACGCTGAGACCAGGGCGCCCACTCCCAGTGCACtggggagggaaactgaggcatacgGAGTCTGGCCGGGAGGGGAGCATGGTCAGAGCCCTGGGAGGGGGTGCGGGCAGACCCCGTGTTCTGCCCAGCTCTGCTGGCCTGGGCAGGGGTCTCCCGGGCCCTCCCCATCACCCGCCCACCCTGAAATTCCCCGAGGGCCGTGGAGGCTGCTTCTCAAGGTTGCTTGGTAGCCTGGGGACACGCGGGCACCACGCCCCCACAGTGGACCGGGCGGGGGTGGCTGCCCCCCAGCTGTGCAGCCGGGGCGTCCCGGGGGCCCCTATTTCCTCCCCATGAAGTGCAGAcggggcagggtggggaaggcAGGTGCAGCCGCGTCATGCCAGGTTGGCGTCCGGCTCCGCCGCGTCCCCGGCGGCCCCTTCCCCTCCGGAAGCTGGGCCGGGATCCGGGGTCGGGCATCGCCCCACCAGGATGGGGCATCAGGGAGCCCGTCTGGGATCCTGCCTCCGCAAGATTGTGGGGTCCCCTTTCTCAGCGTCTTAGGGGCAGGTAGGGAGCGGGGTCTACCCACCGGGGCTGCAGGGAGGTCCCCTCTGCTGTGTCAGATTAAACTCGAAGccccccttcctcctttctctgccccatttggattttttccatttaattcagGGAAGAAGCGGGCAGTGGGGGGCGGGGAAGGTGTTTAAATTAAGTCCCCGGAATGtaagaaaaattacatttttctttccGAGATGGGAGTTTCATAAAGATAATTATTGGAATTATTCGTCCTATCTCTGTGatgaatgttatttttattacatgCTTTTTATCTTCATCTCCCAGCGTGAGGGGCTTCAGGGGGCGAGCAGAGGTGGTGGCCGCCGAGGGGACAGGCCGAGGGGACAGGTGGGGACGGGCCAGCTGGGTCCGCGTGGGTGCCCACGCCTGTTCAGGGGTGCGAACCTGCCGGCCCCGCCAGGCCTCAGGCCTCCCTCCCCATCCCGTCCTGTCCTCGAGCCCCCGGCCTCCTGACTCATCACTGACACGGTGGTGCCCCCCACCCTGGGCTCTGGCCGTGTGGCCCAGAATTGGGGAGCAGTAACGGTGGCACGAGGACCGAACGTCTGCTGCCTGTGTGTGAGCCCCGGCAGGGCGGGCCTCTCTGTGGGTGAGGCAGGAAGACTGCAACCTCCCCCCCCCAGGGAACTGGTTCCCGTCACCTCCCAGCTGGACATCATTTGTGAAGCACCTCCTATGCGCAAGATGAGGCCCAGACAGGCGGTGACTTGCTGACAGGCGCCCAGAGAGCGGGGATTTGATTCCCGCTTAATCACTGGGTTACACTGATTATTTTGCTCATCAATTGAAAACAAACGTATTTTTGTTCGTCACCTCTGAACCTGGCCCTGTGCTGCCCTGGGGTGAAGTGGAGCCGGACACAGACACCCCAGTCTCTGGGGTTAGGGTTCggcagagggaggggcaggagagaTGTGCAGGGGGACTGCTGGGGAACAGGGGGCATGGTGTCTGGGGCTTTGATGTATGATTAGGAGTTTTATCGGTGGCTCCCTACCTGGGGTCAGGGTTGAGTCACCACTGTGGGGAAGAGGGTACAGCCCCAGGAGGTCTCGGGCACCAAGAGCCCCCACCCCActaacccccagcccctcccttgcAGCTGCCACGCCACCCAATGCTGTGGATCGGCCCTGCCTGCGGCTGAAGGTTTACGTACGGCCGACCAGTAAGTGCtcagggggtggggcagggtccAGGCCCCCACCCTTGTGTCTTCAGCCCTCAGGACCCATTGAGTGGTCGGTAGAGTCAGAGGGTGGTCCCCGCACAGCCTCAGGAGTCCCCCAGCCTCCGCCATGGCTGGGGAAGGCCCTGCCCCCCAGCCTCGGTTTCGCCATCTGCAAAGGGGGCTGACATTTCAGTCCTTCAAGGGTGAAGGTTGAAGTCCCCGGTCAGGGCCCCCACTGAGGCCACCGCCCCCTCACCCGGAGAGCGGGCACAGAGATGGACCGAGCACCGTGTTCTGAGCCCTCGAAACATCGCAGCCACACTCGAGAGGAGAGGGGGCCCCACAGCCTCGCGCCTTCACCCAGGCGCAAGGCGTGCATGCGTTGGGCACCTGCTGTTTACCACGCTCTGCGCTGAAGGCACAGCCCCACCAGGGTGGACGCAGTCTCCGGGCCTGGGAGGGGCAGCCGATCCTGAGGGCAGGCCGTGCCGGGCTCGAGGAAGCGGCCGCCTCGGGAGGGGGGTCCGGGCCGCCCACTGACCACGCGTCTCCGTGTCCCCCCAGACGAGACCCTGTACGAGGCCCCGGAGCCCATCTTCACCAGCAACAACTCGTGCAGCGGCCTGGGCAGCTGCCAGCTCTTCCTCAGCACCGTGCCCGTGCTCTGGACCCTCCTGGGCTCCTAGTCCGGCCCGCGGCCGCCTCCGAGACCAAATGCCCTCGCCTCTCTCCCGCGACTGGTGCTGCCCGCCGCGCCCGGGCCCGGCCACCCACCCAGGACCGGCCCCCGATGCCCGAGGGGCCGGGAGTCGCCGAAGCCCCTGGCCGAGCCCCGCGTCCGGGGGCCTGGAGAACTTCTCCGagatggtttttttgtttttggtgcatTTTTCATGGTTGGATCAGAAAGACttgagtttttatttaatttattccttGCTGTCTCCGGTGACTTTGGGAAGGAAACAGAATGGCAGGGTAGGAGTCCCTGGCCCCGCGGGGGACAGGGATCGGGGACCCCTCGTCTGGTACTCCATGTGTTGGGTTCTGGCTGGAGCCCCCTGCAGCCCCCCCAGGTGTCCCGGCCTGAGGCTGGAGGGGCAAGTCCCCCCTGAATCTGGTCCGGGGACCTCAGACCCCCCACCCTCCTCATTCCTGGTGACTGTCTCCTGGAGTGGAATCCCACGACGTGCCACCCGAGGCCACCGAAGAATCTCGGCGCCTACGTCTCAGACACCGCGTAGGCCCCACCCGGTCCCCCCAGCCTTGCCCGCTCGCCTCTGAGGCCGAGAAGACGTCACATTTCTGTAAATAGAGCCAGCAAGTATATACTGTGATTTATTTTTACTGTATTCCTGAGGACGGActggaaattttccttttcttttcccctctctccccttcgTAGGGGGGCTTTTATTTTGGCggggggggtggggtggactTTTTAGAGTAGAAGCCGCACTTCGCAATAAGCTCGTTCGTCTGTCGGAGCCCCTCCCTCTACTCTGTGACCTGATGAtgtttataaaaaaagagaaaacgggACGAAACAGGATGGGGGCGGGACCGCCACCCAAAACAGACCCCCCCCCGACACTTTAATGAAGCAAACAGCGCATTTGTACAAATTTCATATTTCTACCCGCCTTTCCTGctctgtgttttatatatattatatataaaaatatatggcgCGAGGCCTCCGGGAGACGGCCGGGCCCAAGGGGGGGGCTTTTGTAGGGGTCGGCGCGGGCGGGCCACGGGGCCTCCCCCCTCCCATCACACTCGACTTTGGATTctgtattttttataataaaatgagcGGAAACCTCGGGGGCGTGCTCTTTGTTGGGGTCTCGGGGGGAACAACGGGAGTCGGGTCTGGAATCCGCGGGGAGGGTGGGGAGACCGTCCGGGGACCATCATGGTCAAGTCTTCAGTTCTGCACATCATTTGGGGGCTGGGCCCTGGAATGAGCATTTAGGCGGCACCCTATCCTTCACCCTccgtgtgcctcagtttccctcctggGCGAAGGAAACAAGCCTCCACCCCCTGGAGCAGGTGGGCTGAATAGATGTCTGTCACCCGACTCGCCTGAGCACCTTGGAATCCTTGAACCCGGGGCCAGTGGAGGCCCCCCGTCCCCTCCATGTTTGAGGGAGTCCTCGGTTTCCATGATGGGTCTCTCAGGAGCCAACCAAATTCTGTGACATCTCCGTCACCAAGCTCCACTGCTGTGACTCGGTTTCCCCAGCTGCCCCAGGCCAACTGGGGGCCAGTCTGTCGTCTCTTCATCCCCTTCTGGCTTTGCAAAAGGCGTGTGTTGCTGGGTTCCGAGGTCCCGGTCTCCACCCGGCCTAGCCCCGGGCGGAGGACAGAGA
This portion of the Diceros bicornis minor isolate mBicDic1 unplaced genomic scaffold, mDicBic1.mat.cur scaffold_67_ctg1, whole genome shotgun sequence genome encodes:
- the EFNA2 gene encoding ephrin-A2 produces the protein MAPAQRPLLPLLLLLLPLPPPPPFARAEDAVRANSDRYAVYWNRSNPRFRAGAADDGGGYTVEVSINDYLDIYCPHYGAPLPPAEHMEHYVLYMVNGEGHASCDHRQRGFKRWECNRPAAPGGPLKFSEKFQLFTPFSLGFEFRPGHEYYYISATPPNAVDRPCLRLKVYVRPTNETLYEAPEPIFTSNNSCSGLGSCQLFLSTVPVLWTLLGS